The stretch of DNA caacaaatgaaaaactatgtgaagatttctcaaaacttatgcaaagtgaatttgaaatgagcatgatgggggaattaagatattttcttggtttacaaatcaaacaatacgaaaaaggcatttttgtttgtcaagaaaaatatatcaaagatctgttgatcaaatataaaatgaatgaatatgtgtcagctgcaaactgttgttcacaagttttgtggatTAAAAACCAACTTCAACattactctgtaagctattccagtattccaatttattgtgataatacaagtgctataaatttgtccaaaaatccaattcagcattctagatcaaaacatattgaaataaaacatcattttattcgtgatcatgtcaataagaaagacgaaacatattgaaataaaacatcattttattcgtgatcatgtcaataagaaagacgttgaattaatctttgttgatactcaaaatcaacttgctgacattttcacaaagcctcttgtggaggatagttttaattcaatcaaagaaaaactgagaatcatgaaaaatccagaaaattctggttaaaatctgcttctgcagaaaacggagatcgtttatcagtcttcgtttcgcgattcatcattctccgttctggaaaaagcaacagtctgcttttccctctcaaaagtaaaaaaggcaaatcttggcatttattacacgtgcccttgtgtctggtgttagaatgctgacacatacactccccaatcccccaaaatgcttttTCCATTTCCCTAGGTACAAACTGTTACTATTGGGCAGCATACTCATCATTATTCCAcctttttctctccatcttctcaagtcagaaaaCTGTTTCTCTTCTCACCTTATTTTCCCCAAAAGCTGGACTaatctttctctctctctctaaaccACGTccactgttcatcttcttcatcatcttcttctcaGAAACAACCATGGCTCGAACCAAATAGTCTGCACGAAAAAATGCCTCTCCCTGTACACCACCCTCTTCGTCTTCCTCATACCAATCCATAGAACGTTctccctctccaccacctcgcccATCACCACCTCACACATCTTCTGCCTCTCCCTCTTCTCACACTAGTCAAGAAGTTCTAAACCTCATTCCTCTGTCTACctttcttccaccactatacactcgTCCTACACCAAACTTCGCTCAAGTGCCTCCCCATCTNNNNNNNNNNNNNNNNNNNNNNNNNNNNNNNNNNNNNNNNNNNNNNNNNNNNNNNNNNNNNNNNNNNNNNNNNNNNNNNNNNNNNNNNNNNNNNNNNNNNNNNNNNNNNNNNNNNNNNNNNNNNNNNNNNNNNNNNNNNNNNNNNNNNNNNNNNNNNNNNNNNNNNNNNNNNNNNNNNNNNNNNNNNNNNNNNNNNNNNNNNNNNNNNNNNNNNNNNNNNNNNNNNNNNNNNNNNNNNNNNNNNNNNNNNNNNNNNNNNNNNNNNNNNNNNNNNNNNNNNNNNNNNNNNNNNNNNNNNNNNNNNNNNNNNNNNNNNNNNNNNNNNNNNNNNNNNNNNNNNNNNNNNNNNNNNNNNNNNNNNNNNNNNNNNNNNNNNNNNACAAACTGAACCACAAAGAAACACGATGCCCACAGTAccaacaccaccaccacaaaTTCCATCAACAACTACTAACCCTTCGACACCCTCAAAGTCGGCCTTCTCTTCTGAACCTTCGCACTCAACTCCTCCCCATCAAAAACGGAGATCGTTAAATGACATCGTTTCCCCTTCCACAAACCAAAAAGAACCAATCTCTCAACCACAACCACGAACTAGACACATGAGAACCAAAAACACAATAACTATTGCTCAATTTCTTGCCCGTAAAAATATCCCAAATCCTTAGAGAAAGAAAACGCTTGCCCCCAGACAAAACCTAAAAACGAGTTAGaaacccacctctccagaacattctcccgaatgttccccaccacaagaacgttctccgacTGCTCCTCCACCAGAATCTTCTCCACATCCACAATCCTCTCCACAAAAGCATATGAAGCGGTCTTcatctcctcagccttcccCTATCTCCACGTCTTCTGATTCTGAACCGCCTCCCCCAACAAAGAAACCTAAACAGAATGCTCCTCCTCTAATCTCCCTTGCCAAATcaaaactcttcaatgaaaaatgggctcaacgcccagttgggataggccgagtttttgtttttgacaatcTTGTTGTAGATGGAAATGCTGTTCAGCACCATACTGATGTTCTTGGCTGGACTTCATTCTTAAAGATCTCTGAATCTTATTTCCCAGATGTTGTCCGTGcattctactgcaatgccaaaACGTTTGCTGACAAATCTCTTTTTATCTCAACAATTAAGGGACTGGAAATCAGATTGACTCCAGACATTTTGGCCAACATCCTTCAGCTACCAACAGAAGGGCCATTTGTTTTTGGTGACAACTGGTATTCGGCTTTGGGTCTTAGAAAGTCAGATGTTTTGGCCGATCTGTTTGAAGAAGACTCCACACGATTTTTGGCCACTTATCTGAAGCATCTTCCCAAAGTATTCAACAACATGTGTCAACATACCCTGATTCCACACTGTGGAAGTCGTGAGTATGTATCTGATAATGACGCCTTGCTCATTTATCATCTTTTAAACTGCAAGAGATTGAATCTACCTCATGTTATTCTCCAGCACATAAAGAATATtgtgccttatggcatggtcctAACTAAAATCTTCAGGCATTTTGGAGTATCTCTTGCATCTGAAAAATCTTTGATAAAAATTTCCAAGTTTTCCACCAAAAATCTCTCTCATATGCGTAACACCGCCTCTGCTCTAACACCTACTCCTCCATCTTGTCCCACCTCTCTCAAAAGGAAGAGATCAGCAAGAAGACGACCTTCCACAAATCCTATTTCCTTCTCCTCTCCTTCTACTGATCCTAAGGAAATCTCAGACAAAATTCCTACACCAGAACGTTTTCCACCtcctccagaacgttctccataaCATATCCCATCACCTTCcactctttttgctcaaacatcCGGCACAGTCTCTTCAACTATTCCCTAATATACACTTCACTCCCCCATCCACGACTTCAGTACTTACTTGTCTAATCCACTTTTATCTACCATGTCTCCACTATTTGTTTCACCTCAGAAAACCAGTTCATCCATTTTCGGCATaagtcagtttttgaactttcccGCTACTGCTGGCCCCTCTACCTCATNNNNNNNNNNNNNNNNNNNNNNNNNNNNNNNNNNNNNNNNNNNNNNNNNNNNNNNNNNNNNNNNNNNNNNNNNNNNNNNNNNNNNNNNNNNNNNNNNNNNNNNNNNNNNNNNNNNNNNNNNNNNNNNNNNNNNNNNNNNNNNNNNNNNNNNNNNNNNNNNNNNNNNNNNNNNNNNNNNNNNNNNNNNNNNNNNNNNNNNNNNNNNNNNNNNNNNNNNNNNNNNNNNNNNNNNNNNNNNNNNNNNNNNNNNNNNNNNNNNNNNNNNNNNNNNNNNNNNNNNNNNNNNNNNNNNNNNNNNNNNNNNNNAAATCCTCCTCCTCAAaaggatcttctccctcccTAGCCTCTTAGTTCTATCACTGTTatctttttgtatgacaaagggggagaattaagttagattttgatttattttgtcaaagtTTTCATTATGTAATTCTACCACTATTGATGTATCTCTgccaaaattaatgtatttttgctATCTTTAATGAAACACTTTTTGAttgcattcaaatattttagtttatgctaaattaacaaatgcacaaattgagggggagctgttacagctctttatattagaatcagaatttaaatctaaattaacatgtttgtcatcatcaaaaagggggagattgttgagacaaactctatattttaagttttgatgaaaataaacaaaggttaattaagaatgttaattatgattctaaatgttatgttaatttaacttgtgtttttgagtggatttaattaagagcagaatcaagcaaatcaagaaaagacaacaacaagatcattctgcatcataacagagaatgatcttcagcttcaacaaattatccatcacagcatattggtcaaatcttttctatctcGTTGACAAATAGTCCgctctggaaatcattcatatctaatcagtacatggcaaggaacaagtaggaatcatccagactcaaaaaggttatttgatcgcaaagatcaaaggactcaaagacagacaaaaatcaTGACGATCTGcatactccaaaattcaaatgtcaagaaagtttgatcaatctgggcatatgacaagacaataacaaaggaaatccaTAATGTTTAAAACGAAAACtgcagaatgattattgaagctcaagaaagttcaaactgataaaccaagaacgttaaccattctccgtttttctgcacaGAGACAGCAGCTCTGTTTCTCTTTGTTTTGATCTGCAATTCctctccaaccttctctagctacactcaagactcaaggcagataatgtaccatccaagatcaatgaagaaacgtcaagaaAATGACAGaaatgctttaaatgctaaaccattaaaagtcaaaaagctatttcaaagaaggattatttttattctaaaaataatgtttcagtcaaaaaagcaaagtctctccaacaactcttgtaccttcattcaagtacatctacagcctataaatagaaggccattatcccgattctaagcaagaaattcaagtgctaagtaatcaacaatatacaatcacacttaagcttgaaattctgNNNNNNNNNNNNNNNNNNNNNNNNNNNNNNNNNNNNNNNNNNNNNNNNNNNNNNNNNNNNNNNNNNNNNNNNNNNNNNNNNNNNNNNNNNNNNNNNNNNNNNNNNNNNatatcagattctgtcaaattcaatcatttgtaaaaactcaaactataagagtttctttatagtttgtttaagattgctacctatcaaggttagataggtgttgtaattgctttcggggtggaaagtaattaaagtggaaatagatcaaggttgatctattctaggtgttgtaagattaagaaggctcttcgttttaaacacttagtggaaaatctcacagtgtgaggactggacgtaacccacgttgggtgaaccaggataaatctttgtgtggtattctctttcctatctccttctttattatactgcattgatcaattaagataaaatagaaactgattttctgctaatNNNNNNNNNNNNNNNNNNNNNNNNNNNNNNNNNNNNNNNNNNNNNNNNNNNNNNNNNNNNNNNNNNNNNNNNNNNNNNNNNNNNNNNNNNNNNNNNNNNNNNNNNNNNNNNNNNNNNNNNNNNNNNNNNNNNNNNNNNNNNNNNNNNNNNNNNNNNNNNNNNNNNNNNNNNNtgcgcgcctggagcgcatttctcgtgtttcagttctgtcaacgtgcgcctggggcgcgcgacacgcaccagcaaccataaaaactcagatttttactgttttagggatctttttgactcttgggaacttgggagacttgtgccctagcatagaaactcaaagacggccgtttctaacgccattgaagcagttttatcaagaatcatccatgaatcattcttgtaattcttctttaatccttatcttttgtatctctgtcatgagtaactaaaccctatttgttagggatgagtgtaaccagatgaaatccttatttttctgatttgatttctagttatatgaatgagtttattgaattctttttctcatctctgtgcttaatgctttttattgcttgatcaacattaaaatgttctacgatttgtattttgaaagggaattggactttacgaatgcttgagatgagaaattcatgaatttgtagtctagggatagatgcaggtcatgaaaccaattaaattagttgcaatgcaataatttacaagagaactTCTATacgataatgcttaattctaatcttaaatccactaaggaattaggggttactttggaattaaaggttatgtcactaagacattagggcaagaataataaagagaattcggtaataattcaataaaggaattcagtaactaggatcaaattagacaccaaggttggattcgaagtgaaactcatccctgacatttttctcattataaaagatcaattttattattgttgttaatttcaaacattatttcaatcaacttgggaacctttttgttcaattctagtaatcaaatataattcaatagtaaaacgcactccttgagttcgacaatcggtactaccgttttattattacttgcaacgattcagtacacttgctgaaacgataTCACTACCGccggattgtaattaatacatcctttggttcccatgagaggCACATTTCTAAGTGAGTCTTagcaccctaaaccctaaaccattcACCATTCACCATTCACCATTCACCATTCacattcatataacaaaattgagttatcaaataaagtaatatacaCACgtggtgtatatatatatatatatatataaatatatataaaccatGTGTGTAGATATATATATCACgtgatatacatatatatatatatatatatatatatatctaccCACGTCGACGTGATATATGGAGCAGCTCGCGATCAAATCTATACGCAGCCATGAGTGCCGGCGAGTTAGCATGCATCTACTCCATCTTGATGCTCCACAATGACGGAATCGCAATCACCGTTAGTTTATCATCTTCCACTTAATCATCTTTCTAATTTACCAAATTCATTTTCAGATCTCAAATttctttgcttttttttttttNNNNNNNNNNNNNNNNNNNNNNNNNNNNNNNNNNNNNNNNNNNNNNNNNNNNNNNNNNNNNNNNNNNNNNNNNNNNNNNNNNNNNNNNNNNNNNNNNNNNNNNNNNNNNNNNNNNNNNNNNNNNNNNNNNNNNNNNNNNNNNNNNNNNNNNNNNNNNNNNNNNNNNNNNNNNNNNNNNNNNNNNNNNNNNNNNNNNNNNNNNNNNNNNNNNNNNNNNNNNNNNNNNNNNNNNNNNNNNNNNNNNNNNNNNNNNNNNNNNNNNNNNNNTAAAGATATGAAAAGAACTTAATAGTTTTTagaaaacataaaaacaaatttttttgctttctgtatttttttttatacttgtcACTTTTATTTACCGAGTCCTGTTTCTGGTTTCTCTGAGCCCAGTTCGGAATATTTATATGTAAACCTactgttaaattttttaatttcgcTATCTGAACGacaacaaatatattaattgctttatgGTAACAAGATTGTAATTTGATTGTTGTAGTTTCATTGAAATTTGGGAATTCAACTATCAACTGTAGCTTAATAGTTCTTTGAGTGTAATTATCCATAATTAGTAATAGTATTTTTTGGGTATTATTTTGCTCTCACATTAATTGAGTTTAATGTAGTATTATTATAGGTTATGCAGTTCGTAATCAGCACTGCACAGACTTTATTAACTGCATATTGTATATTGTACTAAAAAACTTATAGCTTGATGCAGTCTTAATATGATATTGTATATAAGTAACTGAATGTGCTTCATATTTTGTGTTTGCAGGAAGAGGCAAAGGAAGAAAGTGACGATGACATGGGCTTTAGTTTGTTTGATTAggtttttctttttagtttgtCAATCCAGACTTGTACTCCTTTCCAGGAGTGTTTTCTGGAGAcacttgttttgttttataaattgtttatctaagTGAGTCTTagcaccctaaaccctaaaccattcACCATTCACCATTCAcattcatataataaaatagagttatcaaataaagtaatacacACACGTGGTGAACAAAATGAAGAGGACATTCAGAAAAAAGCTTACATTTTTGGGCATTGAAGAACATAAGAGTTTTTTAGTATAATATACAATATGCAGTTAGTAAAGTCTGTGAAGTGCTGATTACGAACTGCATAACCTATAATAATACTACATTAAACTCAATTAATGTGAGAGCCAAATAATACCCAAAAATACTATTACTAATTGTGGATAATTACACTCAAAGAACTATTAAGCTACAATTGATAGTTGAATTCCCAAATTTCAATGAAACTACAACAATCAAATTACAATCTTGTTACCATAAAGCAATTAATATCTTTGTTGTCGTTCAGACAAcgaaattacaaaatttaacaGTAGGTTTACATATAAATATTCCGAACTGGGCTCAGAGAAACCAGAAACAGGACTCGGTAAATAAAAGTgacaagtataaaaaaaaatacagcaaGCACAAATAATATGTTCTATGTGTTCTAAAAAACTATTAAGTCTATTTCATGTCTTTATACATCTAAAAGGGTTACAGTCTACccgcattaaaaaaaattaaaccccACTAATTATTGTCTAATCTGTTGAACATCGAGGTATACATTTAACACTACATTCAACAAAGCCTCTATGAAATGATCATCCAAACTTGAAAATGTACACAAATTTCAATTTACAATTGAAGTTTCAATAGTATTAGGTTAAAACATCaatcaataatatatcattacTAAATATAACCCTTAAGACAAAAACCTAATATAAAGCATTACTAACAGTACCTTCTTGGCCTCGACAGCAGGTGCGGCAGCTGCAGCGGCTCCACCACCAGCAGCAGCGGCAGGAGCAGATACGGCAACAGCGGCACCACCGGCAGCGCCAGCGTTCAAAACGAGATCGTCAATGCTCTTATTCTGAGCAAGTTTGGCGAATAAGCTTGGCCAGTATGATTCGACAGTGACCCCAGCAGCCTTCAAGATAGTGTTAATCTTCTCcgcctacaaaaaaaaaagcaaagaaATTAGAGATCCGAAAATGAATTTGGTAAATTAGAAAGATGATTAAATGGAAGATAATAAACTAACGGTGATTGTGATTCCGTCATTGTGGAGAATCAAGATGCAGTAGACGCATCAGTGTAGTGTTTGGAGTTGATGATGATCAATGTAGTGTTGTGAACTTAGAGTTTAAGAATGAAAGACTACTGAGACAAATTCATCCAAGGAATTACTGGTCAGTATTCTTTNNNNNNNNNNNNNNNNNNNNNNNNNNNNNNNNNNNNNNNNNNNNNNNNNNNNNNNNNNNNNNNNNNNNNNNNNNNNNNNNNNNNNNNNNNNNNNNNNNNNNNNNNNNNNNNNNNNNNNNNNNNNNNNNNNNNNNNNNNNNNNNNNNNNNNNNNNNNNNNNNNNNNNNNNNNNNNNNNNNNNNNNNNNNNNNNNNNNNNNNNNNNNNNNNNNNNNNNNNNNNNNNNNNNNNNNNNNNNNNNNNNNNNNNNNNNNNNNNNNNNNNNNNNNNNNNNNNNNNNNNNNNNNNNNNNNNNNNNNNNNNNNNNNNNNNNNNNNNNNNNNNNNNNNNNNNNNNNNNNNNNNNNNNNNNNNNNNNNNNNNNNNNNNNNNNNNNNNNNNNNNNNNNNNNNNNNNNNNNNNNNNNNNNNNNNNNNNNNNNNNNNNNNNNNNNNNNNNNNNNNNNNNNNNNNNNNNNNNNNNNNNNNNNNNNNNNNNNNNNNNNNNNNNNNNNNNNNNNNNNNNNNNNNNNNNNNNNNNNNNNNNNNNNNNNNNNNNNNNNNNNNNNNNNNNNNNNNNNNNNNNNNNNNNNNNNNNNNNNNNNNNNNNNNNNNNNNNNNNNNNNNNNNNNNNNNNNNNNNNNNNNNNNNNNNNNNNNNNNNNNNNNNNNNNNNNNNNNNNNNNNNNNNNNNNNNNNNNNNNNNNNNNNNNNNNNNNNNNNNNNNNNNNNNNNNNNNNNNNNNNNNNNNNNNNNNNNNNNNNNNNNNNNNNNNNNNNNNNNNNNNNNNNNNNNNNNNNNNNNNNNNNNNNNNNNNNNNNNNNNNNNNNNNNNNNNNNNNNNNNNNNNNNNNNNNNNNNNNNNNNNNNNNNNNNNNNNNNNNNNNNNNNNNNNNNNNNNNNNNNNNNNNNNNNNNNNNNNNNNNNNNNNNNNNNNNNNNNNNNNNNNNNNNNNNNNNNNNNNNNNNNNNNNNNNNNNNNNNNNNNNNNNNNNNNNNNNNNNNNNNNNNNNNNNNNNNNNNNNNNNNNNNNNNNNNNNNNNNNNNNNNNNNNNNNNNNNNNNNNNNNNNNNNNNNNNNNNNNNNNNNNNNNN from Cicer arietinum cultivar CDC Frontier isolate Library 1 chromosome 3, Cicar.CDCFrontier_v2.0, whole genome shotgun sequence encodes:
- the LOC101501768 gene encoding large ribosomal subunit protein P1-like, whose amino-acid sequence is MSAGELACIYSILILHNDGIAITAEKINTILKAAGVTVESYWPSLFAKLAQNKSIDDLVLNAGAAGGAAVAVSAPAAAAGGGAAAAAAPAVEAKKVLLVMLYIRFLS